The following DNA comes from Ochotona princeps isolate mOchPri1 chromosome 8, mOchPri1.hap1, whole genome shotgun sequence.
GCTGGGGCAGAGGaaaagggagggggaagggagggggcccACTGGGACCAGGTTGGGGTGGCCTGGGCAAAAGACACCCTGGCTTTTGGAGCCCAGGagaggtgggagacctggcagggcAGAGGTATAAATAGAGATGCAAATGGACTCAGGAACTTGGAGgtccctggggaggcagggacGGGGTATGGGTGTAGGGGTGGGTCTgggtaccagcaggtgctggctgaggACTGGGGAGCCTCTTGGTAGATTTCCACAGAAGCAGGCTCTCAGCTACTGCTTCTTCTCCccaatcctccccaccccaccccaccccaccccaccccccactcccaaGCTTCACATTTCTCGGAATCTGCAGGGCTCCCTGCCCTGGCCTTCTGCCAGCAGCCTGGTGCAAGCAGGCACAGTCAAGAGATGAGGGCAGGGGGACAGTGGGGAGGGGGGCACTGCGGGCATCCCACCGAGCCAAGGGCggcttgtgagtgtgtgtgtgtgagtgtgtgtgtgtgtgtgagagtgtgtgtgtgtgtgtgtgtgtagctcctCCCTAGCTTGGAGCCGCTCATGCTTGCCCGCAGGGGACACCCACTCTCCCCCatctccaccctccagccctggcCTGCGCTCCCCTGGGTGCTGCCCAGCGCTGCTGCTGCCACCGCCACTGGGCATTCACACCGAGCTCCTGCGCTTCATGAGACTGCGGAAGGTGGACAGGCTGTGCAGGCCGGTAGACACGGAGCTGATGGCGGAGCGCTGCGTGCCGCTGCACAGGCAGCGGTGCGAGGGCGTGTCGCTGTAGCGGCCGCCCATCCCTGGTGACGAATGGCTCTGCTCCACGCACGTGTCGGACGTGGAGAGGTCCCGCGGGATGATCATGGGGATGGAGTACTGCAGCTTCTCGCGACTCTTGTACCACAGGCATGAGCACATGGACTGAAAGTGCAGCACCTCAGCGTACACATTGCGGAagccgccgcctccgccgccaCCGCCCGCagctgccgctgccgccgccaccgGGGAGGAGGCGGTGTCCATGGTGTGCACGCTGccaccgccgccgctgctgctcccgCAGCCGCCACCCCCCGCGCCGCCGCCCAAACCTAAGCCCACGCCACCCAGGCAGCCGCCCAGCCCGCCCACCTGCCCGTTGCGCGTGAGCAGCGCGCGGTGCTCGGCGTCGCGCTTCTCGTCCTCGGCGTTCATGGTCATGAAGCGCAGCACCACGAGGTTGAGGAAGGCGCCGATGACCGTAAGGCCCGTGAGGATGTAGACGAAGCTGAAGGCCACGTACTGCGGCTGCGTCTGCAGCGCCTGGTCCTTCTGCAGCGCCACGTAGTCGCCGAAGCCGATGGTGGTGAGCGTGATGAAGCAGTAGTAGTAGGCCTGGAAGAAGGTCCAGCGCTCGTAGTAGGAGAAGGCGGCGGCGCCAATGCACAGCGTGCTCATGCAGGAGAAGAAGCCGATGAGCACCATGTTGGCCATGGACACGTCAGCGCGCCGCATACCCAGCCCCTTCTTGGCGCGGTGCAGCAGGTGGCGCACGAACGTGTTGATGCGCTCGCCCAGGCTCTGGAACATGACCAGCGTGAGTGGGATGCCCAGCAGCGCGTAGAACATGCAGAACACTTTGCCGCCATCCGTACTGGGCGCTGCGTGGCCGTAACCTGCGTGGGAGGAGGGGGGAATGCGGGTgcaagagagaaaaggagcaCTGAGTG
Coding sequences within:
- the KCNK3 gene encoding potassium channel subfamily K member 3 isoform X1, translated to MKRQNVRTLALIVCTFTYLLVGAAVFDALESEPEMVERQRLERRQQELRARYNLSLGGYEELERVVLRLKPHKAGVQWRFAGSFYFAITVITTIGYGHAAPSTDGGKVFCMFYALLGIPLTLVMFQSLGERINTFVRHLLHRAKKGLGMRRADVSMANMVLIGFFSCMSTLCIGAAAFSYYERWTFFQAYYYCFITLTTIGFGDYVALQKDQALQTQPQYVAFSFVYILTGLTVIGAFLNLVVLRFMTMNAEDEKRDAEHRALLTRNGQVGGLGGCLGGVGLGLGGGAGGGGCGSSSGGGGSVHTMDTASSPVAAAAAAAGGGGGGGGFRNVYAEVLHFQSMCSCLWYKSREKLQYSIPMIIPRDLSTSDTCVEQSHSSPGMGGRYSDTPSHRCLCSGTQRSAISSVSTGLHSLSTFRSLMKRRSSV
- the KCNK3 gene encoding potassium channel subfamily K member 3 isoform X2 — protein: MKRQNVRTLALIVCTFTYLLVGAAVFDALESEPEMVERQRLERRQQELRARYNLSLGGYEELERVVLRLKPHKAGVQWRFAGSFYFAITVITTIGYGHAAPSTDGGKVFCMFYALLGIPLTLVMFQSLGERINTFVRHLLHRAKKGLGMRRADVSMANMVLIGFFSCMSTLCIGAAAFSYYERWTFFQAYYYCFITLTTIGFGDYVALQKDQALQTQPQYVAFSFVYILTGLTVIGAFLNLVVLRFMTMNAEDEKRDAEHRALLTRNGQSMCSCLWYKSREKLQYSIPMIIPRDLSTSDTCVEQSHSSPGMGGRYSDTPSHRCLCSGTQRSAISSVSTGLHSLSTFRSLMKRRSSV